From Polaribacter butkevichii, a single genomic window includes:
- a CDS encoding cobyric acid synthase, which produces MEKLQPIMLVGTGSDVGKSWVTTGICRWLKQKGYQPAPFKAQNMSLNSFSTPDNLEIGRAQAVQAEACGIPPTVEMNPILLKPSSVNKSQIILHGKPIGDQTAKEYFLGDNKKHLFEEAKNSFKQLALKHNPIVMEGAGSISELNLKHRDIVNMRMAEAANACVYLIADIDKGGVFGSVYGTIELLEPWERKLIKGIIINKFRGDPALFVDGKKKLEELTGIPILGILPYAKDIIIEEEDSVALNNRNTTAVENKLNIAIIRLHYMSNYTDFQSLEQEPLINLYFTRDSEEINKADVIIIPGTKNTIEDLISLKEDGLDTIIKDKYNQTPIIGICGGYQMLGKNIKDPFSVESTIKSVDGLDLFDIETTLSKTKQTVQRNFLFKDLKEIFEGYEIHMGETSVPINKHLNLINGKEEGYFDGNKSWGTYLHGIFDNQEIVTELLQLKYPNAKAINYKAFKAAQFDKLADWIDNNLDMATILKNSAQ; this is translated from the coding sequence ATGGAAAAACTACAACCTATAATGCTCGTTGGTACAGGTTCTGATGTTGGTAAGAGCTGGGTTACAACAGGTATTTGTAGATGGCTAAAACAAAAAGGCTACCAACCTGCTCCGTTTAAAGCTCAAAATATGTCTTTAAATAGTTTTTCTACACCAGATAACTTAGAAATAGGCAGAGCTCAAGCAGTACAAGCAGAAGCTTGTGGCATTCCGCCAACGGTAGAAATGAACCCTATTTTATTAAAACCGTCTTCGGTAAATAAATCGCAAATTATTTTACACGGAAAGCCTATTGGCGATCAAACTGCTAAAGAATATTTTTTAGGTGATAATAAAAAACACCTTTTCGAAGAAGCTAAAAATTCATTTAAACAATTAGCTTTAAAACACAATCCTATTGTAATGGAAGGTGCTGGTAGTATTAGCGAACTAAACTTAAAACATAGAGATATTGTAAACATGAGAATGGCCGAAGCAGCCAATGCTTGTGTTTATTTAATTGCAGATATCGACAAAGGTGGCGTATTTGGTAGTGTTTACGGTACTATTGAATTACTAGAACCTTGGGAACGTAAACTTATAAAAGGAATTATTATTAATAAATTTAGAGGAGACCCTGCTTTGTTTGTTGATGGAAAAAAAAAATTAGAAGAATTAACAGGGATTCCTATTTTAGGAATCTTACCTTATGCAAAAGATATTATAATTGAAGAAGAAGATTCCGTAGCTTTAAATAATAGAAACACAACAGCTGTAGAAAATAAATTAAACATTGCAATTATAAGATTGCATTATATGTCTAATTATACTGATTTTCAGTCTTTAGAACAAGAACCTTTAATCAACCTATATTTTACAAGAGATTCTGAGGAAATAAATAAAGCTGATGTTATCATAATTCCTGGAACAAAAAATACCATCGAAGATTTAATTAGTTTAAAAGAAGATGGTCTTGATACAATTATTAAAGATAAATACAACCAAACACCTATTATCGGAATTTGTGGTGGTTATCAAATGTTAGGAAAAAATATTAAAGATCCTTTTTCTGTAGAAAGTACTATTAAATCTGTAGACGGATTAGATTTATTCGATATAGAAACAACACTTTCTAAAACCAAACAAACTGTTCAACGTAATTTTCTTTTTAAAGATTTAAAAGAAATTTTTGAAGGTTACGAAATTCACATGGGAGAAACATCAGTTCCAATAAACAAACACCTGAATCTTATCAACGGAAAAGAAGAAGGTTATTTTGATGGAAATAAAAGTTGGGGAACCTATTTACACGGCATTTTTGATAATCAAGAAATAGTTACCGAATTACTACAATTAAAATACCCTAACGCTAAGGCCATAAATTACAAAGCTTTTAAAGCAGCACAATTTGATAAGTTAGCAGATTGGATAGATAATAACTTAGATATGGCAACCATCTTAAAAAATAGCGCACAATAA
- a CDS encoding ABC transporter ATP-binding protein → MLQAKMLCKRYDDKSALKDLCLSVNPGEIFCLLGQNGAGKTTTINIFLGLIAPTSGEALIDNVSVTDSKSKRSAIAYIPETVQLYSNLSGLENLDFFSKLAGFNYKKNELISFLKQANLQEESYSKKLSTYSKGMRQKVGIAVALAKNASYILMDEPTSGLDPQASVEFAKTCRELASKGVGIFMATHDIFNAVNIGSKIGIMKEGTLIHTTETKNISAQELQDLYIKTI, encoded by the coding sequence ATGCTACAAGCAAAAATGCTTTGTAAGCGTTATGATGATAAATCTGCGCTTAAAGACTTATGCCTTTCAGTAAATCCTGGAGAAATTTTTTGTCTACTAGGACAAAATGGAGCAGGTAAAACAACAACCATTAATATTTTTTTAGGCTTAATAGCGCCTACATCAGGAGAAGCTTTAATAGACAATGTTTCGGTAACAGATAGTAAATCTAAAAGAAGTGCAATAGCTTATATTCCAGAAACAGTTCAGTTATATAGTAACTTATCTGGTTTAGAAAATTTAGATTTCTTTAGCAAATTAGCGGGTTTTAATTATAAGAAAAACGAATTAATAAGTTTTTTAAAACAAGCAAATTTACAAGAAGAGTCATATTCTAAAAAACTATCTACTTATTCTAAAGGAATGCGCCAAAAAGTGGGTATTGCAGTGGCTTTGGCAAAAAATGCTTCTTATATTTTAATGGACGAACCAACTTCTGGATTAGATCCACAAGCATCTGTAGAATTCGCAAAAACGTGCAGAGAATTAGCCTCTAAAGGTGTAGGGATTTTTATGGCTACACATGATATTTTTAATGCAGTAAATATTGGTTCTAAAATTGGGATTATGAAAGAGGGAACTCTAATTCATACAACAGAAACAAAAAATATTTCTGCGCAAGAATTACAAGATTTATACATTAAAACAATTTAA
- a CDS encoding TonB-dependent receptor: MNFKNIVFAILLLTIQLGFSQSKIKGKILDSEKIAIEGANILLINKANKQKGVTSNSEGNFSIEIHQSGIYNINISYIGFETYSKEITLSSNQNIDLGTIILEDSAELLQSIEVIGRVRKDYNSDYSFSATKTAIKNKELPQAVASVTKELLADRQAFQLVDAVKTVSSVAATGLYNHYNIRGITQADDGQVLNGMRTRQYYFLQPITSHLERVEVIKGPSSVTFSSADPGGTVNMVTKKPLAEKRSSIGFTTGSFGTLRATADFTGPLNEEKTLLYRFNAAYQDADSFRDVINNNAILINPSLSYVPNEKTSFNVEMIYNNAEGNLDRGQPIFGSINGEYDIDSTPITMSVSASNDHYKTNELIFMANFSQKFTDNFGFNAQFMKQTWDEDLAEHRVGGSMVDIDGNVIPTLVRLRYDERQQFWETNNFSAYFNYDIKTEKITNKFLVGYDASRWERKIGAGWFRARRYLTVSGGQANFDPANADNFQQMTIDGVTMPVPAGAYFDLENPFNGARDTSGYGISNLSQYLPANLNSSNGFYIQNQFKVGKFSALLNLRYETFTDIFDYKGDEQEFKTSAFVPRIGLTYEVTKDISAYATYLEGFQPHTNTVSLSPTAEGFFWSASPAKFDPLESTLYEIGAKGEFLNGKIFANFAIFNITQKNILLGDTYDLDNLTTRGEQSSRGFETDISGYVLPNLQLTASYAYTNATIEEDAIAEFIGERIGGSPKHNANFWGRYDFVNKTLKEIGIGFGAQYLGDRYTWYNPTYATDRVLLPEYTVFDAAVYYKPDNTGIQLTLKVNNLFDKTYWLGGLNPSRLGPGTPRNVLLNATYNF, encoded by the coding sequence ATGAATTTTAAAAACATCGTATTCGCAATTTTATTATTGACTATACAACTAGGTTTTTCTCAATCTAAAATAAAAGGAAAAATTTTAGATTCAGAAAAAATAGCAATTGAGGGAGCAAACATTCTTTTAATAAATAAAGCGAATAAACAAAAAGGAGTTACATCAAATTCTGAAGGAAATTTTAGTATCGAAATACATCAATCAGGAATTTACAACATAAATATCTCTTATATTGGATTTGAAACTTATAGTAAAGAGATTACATTATCTAGCAATCAAAATATAGATTTAGGAACTATTATTTTAGAAGATTCTGCTGAATTACTACAATCAATTGAAGTAATAGGTAGAGTTCGAAAAGATTATAATAGTGATTATTCTTTTTCTGCAACAAAAACCGCAATTAAGAATAAAGAGTTACCACAAGCTGTAGCATCAGTAACCAAAGAATTACTAGCAGATCGTCAAGCATTTCAATTAGTAGACGCTGTAAAAACTGTAAGTAGTGTTGCTGCTACAGGTTTATATAATCATTACAACATTAGAGGTATTACACAAGCAGATGATGGACAAGTGCTTAACGGAATGAGAACTCGTCAGTATTATTTTCTACAACCAATAACCTCACATTTAGAACGTGTAGAAGTAATTAAAGGTCCATCATCTGTAACATTCTCAAGTGCAGATCCTGGAGGAACTGTAAATATGGTAACTAAAAAACCATTGGCAGAAAAAAGAAGTTCAATAGGTTTTACTACAGGAAGTTTTGGAACTTTAAGAGCAACAGCAGATTTCACTGGACCATTAAATGAAGAAAAAACTTTATTATATCGTTTTAACGCAGCTTATCAAGATGCAGATTCTTTTAGAGATGTAATAAATAATAATGCTATTTTAATTAACCCTTCTTTAAGTTATGTTCCAAATGAAAAAACTTCATTTAATGTTGAAATGATTTATAATAATGCAGAAGGAAATTTAGATAGAGGTCAGCCAATTTTTGGGTCAATTAATGGTGAATATGATATAGATAGCACACCTATTACAATGAGTGTAAGTGCTTCTAACGATCATTACAAAACTAATGAGTTAATATTTATGGCAAACTTTAGTCAAAAATTTACTGATAACTTTGGTTTTAACGCACAGTTTATGAAGCAAACTTGGGATGAAGATTTAGCAGAACATAGAGTTGGTGGATCAATGGTAGATATTGATGGAAATGTAATTCCTACACTAGTAAGATTAAGATATGATGAAAGACAACAATTTTGGGAAACAAATAATTTTAGTGCTTACTTTAATTATGACATCAAAACAGAAAAAATTACTAATAAATTTTTAGTAGGTTATGATGCTTCACGTTGGGAAAGAAAAATTGGTGCTGGTTGGTTTAGAGCTAGAAGATATTTAACAGTAAGTGGTGGGCAAGCTAATTTTGATCCTGCTAATGCAGATAATTTTCAGCAAATGACTATAGATGGTGTAACAATGCCTGTGCCTGCAGGTGCTTATTTTGATTTAGAAAACCCTTTTAATGGAGCTAGAGATACAAGCGGTTATGGAATTTCTAATTTATCTCAATACCTACCAGCAAATTTAAATAGTTCAAATGGTTTTTATATTCAAAATCAGTTTAAGGTTGGTAAATTTTCTGCTTTATTAAACTTAAGATATGAAACTTTTACAGATATTTTTGATTACAAAGGAGATGAGCAAGAATTTAAAACAAGTGCTTTTGTACCAAGAATAGGTTTAACTTACGAAGTAACCAAAGATATTAGTGCTTACGCAACTTATTTAGAAGGATTTCAACCACATACAAATACAGTATCATTATCACCAACTGCAGAAGGTTTCTTTTGGTCAGCTTCACCAGCAAAATTTGATCCGTTAGAAAGTACCTTATATGAAATAGGAGCAAAAGGGGAGTTTTTAAACGGAAAAATATTTGCAAACTTTGCAATTTTTAATATCACTCAAAAAAATATTTTATTAGGTGATACTTACGATTTGGATAACTTAACAACAAGAGGAGAACAAAGTAGTAGAGGTTTTGAAACAGATATTTCTGGTTATGTTTTACCAAATTTACAACTAACAGCTTCTTATGCATATACAAATGCGACTATTGAAGAAGATGCTATTGCAGAATTTATTGGAGAAAGAATTGGAGGTTCACCAAAACATAATGCAAATTTTTGGGGACGTTATGATTTTGTAAATAAAACTTTAAAAGAAATTGGTATTGGTTTTGGAGCTCAATATTTAGGAGATAGATATACATGGTACAACCCAACATATGCTACAGATAGAGTATTATTGCCAGAATATACAGTTTTTGATGCTGCTGTATATTATAAGCCAGATAATACAGGTATTCAATTAACACTTAAAGTAAATAATTTATTTGATAAAACATATTGGTTAGGTGGTTTAAATCCTTCTAGGCTAGGTCCTGGTACGCCAAGAAATGTATTATTAAATGCAACTTATAACTTTTAA
- a CDS encoding ABC transporter permease, whose protein sequence is MKKSVVILIAKQFFKKAFSNKGLLPLLVIFLVVLAYVTTNSWIAFEKHHHVVEHHQEESRKSWDENPDKHPHRMAHFGSFTFRLQHPLSIFDSGIESYTGNTIFLEAHKQNTANFSEASLSTGLVRFGDLNITMLLQLILPLIIFFLGYASITSEKENGTLKIIHVQGAAIKEILLGKSLGLFFISAIFFLPALLSLWSISFLENDIINSSILSRSLLISISYVIFYIILCCITVIVSGKSKNSSKALLTLLGVWLLFFIITPKIAQVVGNSMYPNLSKIAFKEAIELETSKRGDSHNPNDPYFNSLRDSILKANNVTDVKDLPINYSGFLMSKGEEQSAKIYNNQHNKLIDTYRKQNSITNNLVLLNPYLAIKNVSMSFSGTDFNTYVNFLSQTEDYRYKQSQYMNELQMKFISNKATSSEGKINVIDKSYWKAAPKFNYEFISVYQTIKTQLIAIVTLVVWLLLTLLFMTKFSNRFKII, encoded by the coding sequence ATGAAAAAATCAGTTGTTATTTTAATAGCAAAACAATTTTTTAAAAAGGCCTTTAGTAATAAAGGTCTTTTACCTCTTTTAGTTATTTTTTTGGTTGTTTTAGCTTATGTAACTACAAATAGTTGGATAGCTTTTGAAAAGCATCATCATGTTGTAGAACATCATCAAGAAGAATCTAGAAAAAGTTGGGATGAAAACCCAGATAAGCATCCACATAGAATGGCACATTTTGGGTCGTTTACATTTCGTTTGCAACATCCATTAAGTATTTTTGATTCTGGTATAGAAAGTTATACTGGTAATACTATCTTTTTAGAAGCACATAAACAAAATACAGCTAATTTTTCTGAAGCTAGTTTATCTACAGGTTTAGTACGTTTTGGTGATTTAAATATTACCATGTTACTACAACTTATTTTACCTTTAATAATATTTTTCTTAGGGTATGCCTCAATTACATCAGAAAAAGAAAACGGAACTTTAAAGATAATTCATGTACAAGGCGCTGCTATAAAAGAAATTCTTTTAGGTAAATCGTTGGGTTTGTTCTTTATTTCTGCAATTTTCTTTTTACCAGCTTTATTGTCTTTATGGAGTATTTCTTTTTTAGAAAATGATATAATTAACAGTTCAATACTATCTAGATCTTTGTTGATTAGTATAAGTTATGTCATATTTTATATAATTTTATGTTGCATAACTGTAATTGTTTCTGGTAAAAGTAAAAATTCAAGTAAGGCTTTATTAACCTTATTAGGAGTTTGGTTACTATTTTTTATCATTACTCCTAAAATAGCACAAGTTGTTGGTAATTCTATGTATCCTAATCTTTCAAAAATAGCATTTAAAGAAGCTATTGAATTAGAAACGTCTAAAAGAGGGGATAGTCATAACCCAAATGATCCTTATTTTAATAGTTTAAGAGATTCCATTTTAAAAGCAAATAATGTTACCGACGTAAAAGATTTACCAATAAATTATAGTGGTTTTCTAATGAGTAAAGGTGAGGAACAATCAGCAAAAATTTATAATAATCAACATAATAAATTGATTGATACTTACCGAAAACAAAATAGTATTACCAATAATTTAGTATTGTTAAATCCTTATTTGGCAATTAAAAATGTTTCAATGAGTTTTTCTGGAACAGATTTTAATACTTACGTAAATTTCTTGTCGCAAACAGAAGATTACAGGTACAAACAATCTCAATATATGAATGAATTACAGATGAAATTTATCAGTAACAAAGCAACAAGTAGTGAAGGTAAAATTAATGTAATTGATAAATCTTATTGGAAAGCTGCTCCTAAGTTTAACTACGAGTTTATATCAGTTTATCAAACCATAAAAACGCAATTAATAGCTATTGTAACTCTTGTTGTATGGTTGTTATTAACACTATTATTTATGACCAAATTTTCTAATCGATTTAAAATTATTTAG
- a CDS encoding DUF3526 domain-containing protein gives MYFILIKQFFRSKTVLLAFGILMILGILSIGTGKQFLTQKQEVIAKTTIQQKKHIETQSHLHKDDLGLLLYYLKFSFINPVNSLAGISIGQSDLNSHIQNVTILNLEGQKYDTDLVNPMRLHVGNLDISFLIIFLFPLIIISLNFNILSEEIENGTWKMIVIQGKSSFQYLLKKLSIRVFFVLAILGVLLLLTKIILDIPFSKGFLQIVIMSYLYVLFWYSICFFVILLRKSSNTNAIVLLSSWLILVVFLPVLVNNYVTNKYPVEEAFTMTIKQRDEYHKKWDTDKKETLDKFYAHYPQFSEYKLQEEGFSWLWYYAMQQMGDDESKQERDAMYNKIEKREKLSKNIAQFFPPLQVQLAMNDIANTSLTHQVNFLNATTKFHEEMRLQFYPKIFENVPANKIDWKKYKPEFFKTTNSFNLFDNILYMFIISLSLIGFSVIKNLKYFK, from the coding sequence ATGTATTTTATATTAATCAAACAATTTTTTAGATCAAAAACGGTATTATTAGCTTTTGGAATACTTATGATTTTAGGAATTTTAAGTATTGGAACAGGAAAACAATTTTTAACTCAAAAGCAGGAAGTAATTGCTAAAACGACGATTCAACAAAAAAAACATATAGAAACACAAAGCCACCTTCATAAAGATGATTTAGGCCTATTATTATACTATTTAAAGTTTTCATTTATAAATCCAGTAAATTCTTTGGCAGGAATATCTATTGGGCAAAGTGATTTAAATTCACACATCCAAAATGTAACTATTTTAAATTTAGAAGGTCAAAAATATGATACAGATTTAGTAAACCCAATGCGTTTACATGTTGGTAATTTAGATATTAGTTTTTTAATTATTTTCCTATTTCCATTAATTATAATCTCTTTAAATTTTAATATTTTATCAGAAGAAATAGAAAATGGTACTTGGAAAATGATTGTTATTCAAGGTAAATCATCGTTTCAATATTTATTAAAGAAATTATCTATTAGAGTGTTTTTTGTTCTTGCCATTTTAGGGGTTTTGCTGCTATTAACTAAAATTATTTTAGATATTCCTTTTAGTAAAGGATTTTTACAAATTGTAATAATGAGCTATTTATACGTGTTATTTTGGTACTCAATCTGCTTTTTTGTTATTTTACTAAGGAAATCATCAAATACAAATGCAATTGTATTGTTAAGTAGTTGGTTAATTTTAGTTGTTTTCTTGCCGGTTTTGGTAAACAATTATGTAACCAATAAATACCCCGTAGAAGAGGCTTTTACTATGACAATTAAGCAAAGGGATGAGTATCATAAAAAATGGGATACAGATAAAAAAGAGACTTTAGATAAGTTTTATGCTCATTACCCTCAGTTTTCGGAATATAAATTACAAGAAGAAGGTTTTTCTTGGTTATGGTATTATGCTATGCAGCAAATGGGAGATGATGAATCTAAGCAGGAGCGAGATGCTATGTATAATAAGATTGAAAAAAGAGAGAAATTAAGTAAAAATATTGCTCAATTTTTTCCTCCATTACAAGTACAATTGGCTATGAATGATATTGCAAACACAAGTTTAACACATCAAGTAAATTTTTTGAATGCAACTACTAAATTTCATGAAGAAATGCGTTTGCAATTTTATCCTAAAATTTTTGAAAATGTACCTGCAAATAAAATAGATTGGAAGAAATACAAACCAGAATTTTTTAAAACAACCAATAGCTTTAATCTCTTTGATAATATTCTTTATATGTTTATAATCAGTTTGTCTTTAATAGGTTTTAGTGTAATTAAAAATCTGAAGTATTTTAAATAA
- a CDS encoding type II toxin-antitoxin system HipA family toxin, translated as MSLPQITNCPSTLAKDYKTYSNTALRRVFYGKKVSPILNYDSPASNENTDALFTDNRKRMSISGVQEKFSVLLEKNKLRLIQESEQGQYILKPIPNVGKNSNQMPANEHVTMQIARQVFDIETAENALIFFKNGNPAYITRRFDIKDDGTKWAQEDFAALAKRSPQTHGEDFKYVGNYLELFTILKKYTPAYTIESIKLFKLILFNYLFSNGDAHFKNFSLIETPLGDFKLSPAYDLLNSRIHIEDNDFALEEGLLPTNLAQGKITNQFYILGEQAGISKKQVEKVFENLTSKQNKVLTLIEASFLNEKMKRNYTQGYQTRLKKLLRD; from the coding sequence ATGTCTTTACCACAGATAACAAATTGTCCAAGTACACTTGCAAAAGATTATAAAACATATAGCAATACTGCTTTAAGACGGGTCTTTTATGGAAAAAAAGTAAGTCCTATTTTAAATTATGATTCACCTGCAAGTAATGAAAACACAGATGCTTTATTTACTGATAATAGAAAACGAATGTCTATTTCTGGTGTTCAAGAAAAATTTTCTGTTTTATTAGAAAAAAATAAATTACGATTAATACAAGAAAGTGAACAAGGTCAATATATTTTAAAACCCATACCAAACGTAGGTAAAAACTCAAATCAAATGCCAGCTAACGAGCATGTAACAATGCAAATTGCAAGACAAGTATTTGATATTGAAACCGCAGAAAATGCACTTATTTTTTTTAAAAATGGAAATCCTGCATATATTACTAGACGTTTTGATATTAAAGATGATGGTACTAAATGGGCTCAAGAAGATTTTGCTGCCTTAGCAAAAAGATCACCACAAACACATGGGGAAGATTTTAAATATGTTGGAAATTACTTAGAGCTTTTTACAATTTTAAAAAAATATACTCCTGCTTATACAATAGAGTCCATCAAATTATTTAAGTTGATTTTATTTAATTATTTATTTTCTAACGGTGATGCTCATTTTAAAAACTTCTCACTAATAGAAACTCCTTTGGGTGATTTTAAATTAAGTCCTGCTTACGATTTATTAAATAGTAGAATTCATATAGAGGATAACGATTTTGCTTTAGAAGAAGGTTTATTACCAACAAATTTAGCACAGGGAAAAATTACAAATCAATTCTATATTTTAGGTGAACAAGCAGGTATTTCAAAAAAACAGGTAGAAAAAGTTTTTGAAAATTTAACGTCAAAACAAAATAAAGTTTTAACACTTATTGAAGCTTCTTTCTTAAACGAAAAAATGAAACGAAATTACACGCAAGGTTACCAAACTAGGCTTAAAAAGTTATTACGTGATTAG
- a CDS encoding HipA N-terminal domain-containing protein: MRQVEVLYKKEAAGLLTQLDNGGFVFKYHKLWFNDTNKPAISLTLPKTQQEYQSKYLFPFFYNMLPEGSNKQTVCFENRIDTKDEFGILITTAKYDTIGAVTIKKID, translated from the coding sequence ATGAGACAAGTAGAAGTATTATATAAAAAAGAAGCTGCTGGTCTATTAACACAGTTAGATAATGGAGGTTTTGTTTTTAAATATCATAAGCTATGGTTTAATGATACAAATAAACCTGCAATTAGTTTAACCTTACCTAAAACACAGCAAGAATATCAATCAAAATATCTATTTCCTTTTTTTTACAACATGCTACCAGAAGGGTCTAATAAACAAACGGTTTGTTTTGAAAACAGAATAGATACTAAAGATGAATTCGGAATCTTAATAACAACAGCTAAATATGATACTATTGGAGCTGTTACCATTAAAAAAATAGATTAA
- a CDS encoding helix-turn-helix domain-containing protein, whose protein sequence is MHSQDLINAIKTRRDNLDVTQEILADLSGVGLRTLKKFESGKGNPTLETLNKLGNALGMELIFTVKDLNNKP, encoded by the coding sequence ATGCACTCACAAGATTTAATAAATGCAATAAAAACACGTAGAGATAATCTAGATGTAACGCAAGAAATACTTGCAGATCTTTCTGGAGTTGGTTTGCGAACATTAAAGAAGTTTGAAAGCGGCAAAGGAAACCCTACTCTAGAAACCTTAAACAAATTAGGTAATGCACTAGGTATGGAATTGATATTTACCGTTAAAGATCTAAATAATAAACCATGA
- a CDS encoding sigma-54-dependent transcriptional regulator, whose amino-acid sequence MQNKNKQILLTWDAFNNGFIVTAKVLKSLLLENKVAISKVYYLQNQNLSNENLAEIDVFFERKKYREVLKSFDDKRIRDRLSENRRISESIKLETETLPKFENKRISISGVTNYQSIYDSLIKFIKDNFYSKDNIDLHINISPGTPQMHVVWLMLNSAGYLPLNTTLWSSQYDKTKDKTYLEEIKFKPNIFLSELLNKKHINNTVELNTNETKSIRRKEAEDKLMLFSHIPNTSILLLGERGTGKSTYVRELIVKKYNKDYPFSELACGTFSEELMKSELFGYKKGAFTGADKDKDGILSNFKNGGILFLDEVQDLSKPLQRQLIQVLQTGKYFPLGSSQAEKTNFRLIAASNNSYENLRSNKLDLDFFDRISRFIVEIPCLRECREDFVHNWESVWNDIASFDNAPSLIWDEKIHAFLKSKKLLGNFRDMQKLASHILAFYFESHKKDIAIDKAINEFEKWNIERIETKETYFVKGKTYNEIVAKFNKELAEWSIDTYGDKKEASIRLNRSESMLSKDIKMDRLK is encoded by the coding sequence ATGCAAAATAAAAACAAACAAATACTTTTAACCTGGGATGCTTTTAATAATGGTTTTATTGTTACCGCAAAAGTTTTAAAATCATTATTATTAGAAAATAAAGTAGCTATAAGTAAAGTATATTATTTACAGAACCAGAATTTATCAAATGAAAATTTAGCTGAAATTGATGTTTTTTTTGAAAGAAAAAAATATAGAGAAGTTTTAAAGAGTTTTGACGACAAAAGGATTAGGGATAGACTAAGTGAAAATCGTAGAATTAGTGAGTCTATAAAATTAGAAACAGAAACATTACCTAAATTCGAAAATAAAAGAATATCTATTAGCGGAGTTACCAACTATCAATCTATTTATGATAGTTTAATTAAATTTATTAAAGATAATTTTTATAGCAAGGACAATATAGATTTACATATAAACATTTCTCCAGGAACACCTCAAATGCATGTGGTTTGGTTGATGCTTAATTCAGCAGGTTATTTACCTTTAAACACCACACTATGGTCTAGTCAATATGATAAAACAAAGGATAAAACATATTTAGAAGAGATTAAATTTAAACCTAATATCTTTTTAAGTGAATTATTAAATAAGAAACATATTAATAATACAGTTGAATTAAACACTAATGAAACAAAATCTATAAGAAGAAAGGAAGCGGAAGATAAACTTATGTTATTTTCACACATACCAAATACTTCAATACTACTATTAGGTGAAAGAGGTACTGGAAAATCTACTTATGTTAGAGAGTTAATTGTGAAAAAATATAATAAAGATTATCCTTTTTCAGAATTAGCATGTGGTACATTTTCAGAAGAATTAATGAAATCTGAATTGTTTGGTTACAAAAAAGGAGCGTTTACTGGAGCAGATAAAGATAAAGATGGAATATTATCAAACTTTAAAAACGGAGGTATCCTATTTTTAGATGAAGTTCAAGATTTATCTAAACCATTACAACGACAATTAATTCAAGTGTTGCAAACAGGTAAATATTTCCCATTAGGTTCATCGCAAGCAGAAAAAACAAATTTCAGATTGATAGCTGCAAGTAATAATAGTTATGAAAATCTTAGAAGCAATAAGTTAGATCTTGATTTCTTTGATAGAATCTCTAGATTTATTGTAGAAATCCCTTGCTTAAGAGAATGTAGAGAAGATTTTGTTCATAATTGGGAAAGCGTTTGGAATGATATAGCTAGTTTTGATAATGCTCCAAGCTTAATTTGGGATGAAAAAATTCATGCTTTTTTAAAATCAAAAAAACTACTAGGTAATTTTAGGGATATGCAAAAGTTAGCTTCTCACATACTTGCCTTTTATTTTGAAAGCCATAAAAAAGATATTGCTATTGACAAGGCTATTAATGAATTTGAAAAATGGAATATTGAGAGAATAGAAACTAAAGAAACTTATTTTGTTAAAGGAAAAACCTATAATGAAATAGTGGCCAAATTCAATAAAGAATTAGCTGAGTGGTCTATTGATACTTATGGTGATAAAAAAGAAGCTTCTATACGTTTAAATCGCTCAGAAAGCATGCTTTCTAAAGACATTAAAATGGATAGATTAAAATAG